A genomic window from Flavobacterium sp. I3-2 includes:
- a CDS encoding aromatic amino acid hydroxylase — translation METHFESNPLLDRLPKHLKQFIKPQVYEDYTPINQAVWRYVMRKNVNYLSKVAHNSYVDGLRQTGIDIENIPNMYGMNRILKEIGWAAVAVDGFIPPNAFMEFQAYNVLVIASDIRQLENIEYTPAPDIIHEGAGHAPIIANPEYAEYLRRFGEIGCKAISSAKDYEIYEAIRLLSILKEAEDADAEEIVRVEKLVDDLQKDTGEPSEMAQIRNLHWWTVEYGLIGTLEDPKIYGAGLLSSIGESAWCMTDNVKKLPYTIESVNQSFDITKPQPQLFVTPDFAHLSLVLEQFANTMALRTGGLSGIKKLIDSKALGTIELSTGLQISGIFTNVIENEGKPVYIQTTGQTALSYREKELVNHGVEYHAEGFGSPIGKLKGINLAIEDMSPRDLRAYDIYEGEEVTLEFEGNIVVKGEIITGSRNLQGEIILISFKNCTVTHGETVLFRPEWGTYDMAVGKKVVSAFSGPADMHSFNMISHVPSSQTIKAKKTPEREALEKMYQTVRDFRENKNTNADLNQILETLKSNYPTDWLLSVEILEVAEKNQLSELKDKTLAHLENLKTKRTDVKHLIEFGIELILESVNA, via the coding sequence ATGGAAACTCATTTTGAAAGCAACCCTCTTTTAGACCGTTTACCAAAGCACTTAAAACAATTCATTAAACCACAAGTTTACGAAGATTACACCCCTATAAACCAAGCTGTTTGGAGATACGTAATGCGTAAAAACGTTAACTATTTATCTAAAGTTGCGCATAATTCTTATGTAGACGGACTTCGTCAAACCGGAATCGATATTGAAAACATACCTAATATGTACGGTATGAATCGTATTTTAAAAGAGATTGGTTGGGCTGCAGTTGCGGTTGATGGATTTATTCCACCAAATGCTTTCATGGAATTTCAAGCTTATAATGTATTGGTTATCGCTTCTGACATCAGACAATTAGAAAATATCGAATATACGCCTGCTCCAGATATCATTCACGAAGGTGCTGGTCATGCTCCTATTATTGCAAATCCAGAATATGCTGAATATTTACGTCGTTTTGGTGAAATTGGATGTAAAGCTATTTCATCTGCTAAAGATTACGAAATCTACGAAGCTATCCGATTGTTATCGATTTTAAAAGAAGCTGAAGATGCCGATGCAGAAGAAATCGTTCGTGTTGAAAAATTAGTTGATGATTTACAAAAAGATACAGGAGAACCATCTGAAATGGCTCAAATCAGAAACCTTCATTGGTGGACGGTTGAGTACGGTTTAATAGGAACACTTGAAGACCCAAAAATTTACGGCGCCGGTTTACTTTCTTCTATTGGAGAAAGCGCTTGGTGCATGACAGACAATGTTAAAAAACTTCCATACACAATCGAATCTGTCAATCAAAGTTTTGACATCACAAAACCACAACCGCAACTTTTTGTTACTCCAGATTTTGCTCATTTAAGTTTGGTACTTGAACAATTTGCAAATACAATGGCTTTACGTACAGGCGGATTAAGCGGAATTAAAAAACTGATTGATTCAAAAGCTTTAGGCACGATTGAATTAAGCACAGGATTACAAATTTCGGGGATTTTCACCAACGTAATTGAAAACGAAGGAAAACCAGTTTACATTCAAACTACGGGACAAACTGCGTTATCTTACAGAGAAAAAGAATTAGTAAATCACGGAGTTGAATATCACGCAGAAGGTTTCGGTAGTCCGATTGGAAAACTTAAAGGAATCAACTTAGCAATTGAAGACATGAGCCCGCGTGATTTACGTGCTTACGATATTTACGAAGGCGAAGAAGTAACGCTAGAATTTGAAGGCAACATCGTTGTAAAAGGTGAAATCATAACAGGTTCTCGTAACTTACAAGGCGAAATCATTTTAATTAGTTTTAAAAATTGTACGGTAACTCACGGAGAAACAGTTTTATTCCGTCCAGAATGGGGAACTTACGATATGGCTGTTGGTAAAAAAGTAGTTTCAGCTTTTTCAGGTCCGGCAGATATGCACAGCTTTAATATGATTTCTCACGTTCCGTCTTCGCAAACCATCAAAGCAAAGAAAACTCCAGAACGTGAAGCTCTTGAAAAAATGTATCAAACGGTTCGTGATTTCAGAGAAAATAAAAATACAAATGCAGATTTAAATCAAATCTTAGAAACTTTAAAATCAAACTATCCAACTGATTGGTTATTATCTGTTGAAATTTTAGAAGTTGCAGAAAAAAATCAACTTTCAGAATTAAAAGACAAAACATTAGCGCATTTAGAGAATTTAAAAACCAAACGTACTGATGTAAAACATTTAATCGAATTTGGAATAGAATTGATTCTTGAATCTGTAAATGCATAA
- a CDS encoding IS3 family transposase, with protein sequence MNNERIKSNLNKTSPIQYRTRFYNI encoded by the coding sequence TTGAATAACGAAAGAATAAAATCAAACTTAAACAAAACGAGTCCGATACAATATCGAACTCGTTTTTATAACATTTAA
- a CDS encoding DDE-type integrase/transposase/recombinase, translating to MEKFDSKKKIYIVQWRIASNILQRAFKADKPNQKWVTDITEFKVKDKKLYLSQVMDLYNQEIISYELSEYPVFNQVIQMQKAFKITKDTKDLIFHSDQGRQYQMKQ from the coding sequence ATTGAAAAGTTTGATTCGAAGAAAAAAATATACATCGTACAATGGAGAATTGCTTCAAATATATTACAAAGGGCATTTAAGGCTGATAAACCCAACCAAAAATGGGTAACAGATATTACCGAATTTAAAGTAAAAGATAAAAAATTATATTTATCACAAGTAATGGATTTGTATAATCAAGAAATAATCAGCTATGAATTAAGCGAGTACCCTGTCTTTAACCAAGTAATTCAAATGCAAAAAGCATTTAAAATAACTAAAGATACTAAAGATTTGATATTTCATTCCGACCAAGGACGGCAATATCAAATGAAGCAATAA
- a CDS encoding IS3 family transposase, whose protein sequence is MARSSFYYHYLASKTEKYQEIKLQIKAICHKLKCRYSYRRITDELRKLGILINHKTVLKLMQNLGLKSLIRRKKYTSYNGELLQIYYKGHLRLINPTKNG, encoded by the coding sequence ATGGCTAGAAGCAGTTTTTATTATCATTATTTAGCTAGTAAAACCGAAAAATATCAAGAAATAAAACTTCAAATTAAAGCCATTTGTCATAAACTAAAATGCAGATATAGCTATAGAAGAATTACTGATGAGCTAAGAAAATTAGGAATATTAATTAATCACAAAACTGTTCTTAAATTGATGCAGAATTTAGGATTGAAAAGTTTGATTCGAAGAAAAAAATATACATCGTACAATGGAGAATTGCTTCAAATATATTACAAAGGGCATTTAAGGCTGATAAACCCAACCAAAAATGGGTAA